The Eubacteriaceae bacterium Marseille-Q4139 genome has a window encoding:
- a CDS encoding metallohydrolase — MKLKIVGSGGMFQIPNPFCRCPICEEARAKRGKYERLGPSIYIEDIQMLIDTPEDIGIACDRQGISEIKYLSISHKDPDHTRGMRIVEPLGYDCIADKGTPIPFIALPEVVDDINAWNGDGLYYYQDILHCISIIKTDYIKIGTIEIHLVNNKTHRGNMTFYVISDKGKKAVYACCDVKPFVHNELYFDADVLIIGLVSDDGILKGGNLLKNAPFKDDMFTMDEIMEIKHKYRIKQIIVTHIDEYWGKSYADYQKVEKSLDNVSFAYDGMEIVL, encoded by the coding sequence ATGAAATTAAAGATTGTTGGAAGCGGAGGAATGTTTCAAATACCGAATCCTTTTTGCAGATGTCCCATTTGTGAGGAGGCACGGGCAAAAAGAGGGAAATATGAACGGTTGGGCCCGAGCATTTACATCGAAGACATACAAATGCTCATTGACACGCCGGAAGATATTGGTATCGCATGTGACCGACAAGGTATTTCCGAGATAAAATATCTTTCTATCTCGCATAAAGACCCGGATCATACCAGAGGTATGCGGATTGTAGAACCTTTGGGTTATGATTGCATCGCCGATAAAGGAACTCCTATTCCGTTTATCGCACTGCCGGAGGTTGTCGACGATATCAACGCATGGAACGGGGACGGTTTATATTATTACCAGGATATTCTTCACTGTATTTCAATCATCAAAACGGATTATATTAAAATTGGAACCATCGAAATCCATTTAGTCAACAATAAGACGCATCGCGGCAATATGACATTTTATGTCATCTCCGACAAGGGCAAGAAGGCGGTCTATGCCTGCTGTGATGTAAAACCATTTGTTCATAATGAATTGTACTTTGATGCCGATGTTTTAATTATTGGCCTTGTTTCTGATGACGGAATATTGAAAGGCGGGAACCTTCTGAAAAATGCCCCGTTTAAAGATGACATGTTTACGATGGATGAAATAATGGAAATCAAGCATAAATACAGGATCAAGCAGATTATTGTCACACATATTGATGAATACTGGGGCAAATCATATGCTGACTATCAAAAAGTGGAGAAATCCTTGGACAATGTCTCTTTTGCCTATGACGGCATGGAGATTGTTTTATAG
- a CDS encoding creatininase family protein has translation MKRYVLDEMIWPEVDAVREKLKMVVIPTGSCEQHGPNTTFATDTVRAYEFCKLLGERMGDQILVCPPVTYGLSGHHMAFPGTITIRPETLVHIYMDIVLSLHKHGFKKFLFVNGHGGNRTALTMAVTELYEAHGILAYWTGMGSPFVKDMFAGIVDPDQPLYGHACEMETSQVMYLAPWAAREDRKKGEIQDSVYSRRIFKDGGGPVDWRSDASANGALGDARKATAELGKKMTERILDEVENLIFQLTEEDAKKWQ, from the coding sequence ATGAAGCGATATGTACTGGACGAGATGATATGGCCCGAGGTGGATGCGGTCAGGGAGAAGCTTAAAATGGTTGTGATTCCAACAGGCTCCTGTGAACAGCATGGGCCAAACACAACCTTTGCAACGGACACGGTGAGAGCCTATGAATTTTGCAAGCTCCTGGGCGAGAGGATGGGAGATCAGATTCTTGTCTGCCCGCCTGTAACCTACGGCCTTTCCGGGCACCATATGGCCTTTCCGGGAACAATTACCATCAGGCCGGAAACCCTGGTACATATTTATATGGACATTGTTTTATCCCTTCATAAGCATGGCTTTAAGAAGTTCCTATTTGTCAACGGGCACGGCGGAAACCGGACAGCCTTAACTATGGCAGTGACGGAGCTTTATGAAGCGCATGGGATTCTGGCGTACTGGACGGGAATGGGCTCTCCGTTTGTAAAAGACATGTTTGCGGGCATTGTAGATCCGGATCAGCCGCTGTATGGGCATGCATGTGAAATGGAAACATCCCAGGTCATGTATCTTGCCCCATGGGCGGCGAGAGAGGACAGAAAGAAGGGAGAAATACAGGATTCTGTTTATTCCAGGAGGATTTTTAAGGACGGCGGCGGCCCGGTGGACTGGCGGTCAGACGCATCGGCAAACGGGGCCTTGGGAGACGCGAGAAAGGCGACGGCCGAACTGGGAAAAAAGATGACGGAACGTATTCTGGACGAGGTAGAGAATCTGATTTTTCAGCTGACCGAAGAAGACGCAAAAAAATGGCAATGA
- a CDS encoding TetR/AcrR family transcriptional regulator: protein MGIKGDKTKEFILEKALPLFAEKGFKNVTMKDICMETGLSRGGLYRHYESTHQIFAEIIKILMERQDNELSEKMRNKVPAPIILNEILERYQEEMLDSSGSLSIAILEFYSENPSDNNDNMLFKQYLYSKEMWETFISYGTDRGEFKDVNIEEIIDLIIFSYQGVRMFAAILPIDEQIPRRIINHIKKTLLRD from the coding sequence ATGGGAATAAAAGGGGACAAAACAAAAGAATTTATTTTAGAAAAGGCATTGCCACTATTTGCAGAAAAAGGCTTCAAAAATGTCACAATGAAGGACATCTGCATGGAAACTGGCTTAAGCAGAGGCGGGCTTTATCGGCACTATGAGAGTACACATCAAATTTTTGCTGAAATTATAAAGATTCTAATGGAAAGGCAGGATAACGAACTTTCTGAAAAAATGAGAAACAAAGTTCCGGCGCCCATCATACTGAATGAAATTTTAGAACGGTATCAGGAAGAAATGCTGGATAGTTCTGGATCTTTGAGTATCGCCATACTGGAATTTTACAGCGAAAATCCTTCTGATAACAATGATAATATGCTTTTTAAACAATACCTTTATTCGAAAGAAATGTGGGAAACTTTCATATCCTATGGAACAGATCGAGGAGAATTTAAAGATGTTAATATCGAAGAAATAATTGACTTAATTATTTTTTCTTATCAGGGGGTACGAATGTTTGCAGCGATACTCCCCATTGATGAACAAATACCTAGGCGGATAATCAATCATATAAAAAAGACGCTTTTACGGGATTGA
- a CDS encoding ABC transporter substrate-binding protein, translating into MKKHIRKLAAIFILALSVSVCSGCQNSGDTQKDTLTVAFRNEPANMDPTGSSALTAFCIQFQNFDRLIVNNGDGTFSPSLAKEWEQIDPLTYRFYLEEGVKFHDGSEMTAEDVVYTIARAEKSSYSSSFFGYFNGAACKAIDKYTVDIVTYEPFAPFLTYLASSRGSIVPKAYIEKVGAEEFGRNPVGTGAFKFDSWTSGDNITMVKNEDYWNKDKEIACNKIINRFVTDTSARAIEIESGAVDISLHVAGNDAARLESTEGVKTQIGPSYSTTYLRFDTVNNDTFADENIRKALRAAIDMKTVVETVWGNGGEVAESYYSPVLLGWKDVCSSDYDEEAAKEYLAAAVANGFDAEKTYTIYCSGDSLETNAIQAFMSQWKNVLGLNFEMNIMDNATLTSKLNEGTGEIPFVVSSTNAAAGDPDHGLFVYKGTTCTTHNDPELFALINEAAAEFDTEKRIELYGQVQDMLHEGCYTIPMVNTNAIYGLNANVQGLKTDPGYVPDLTGVYFE; encoded by the coding sequence ATGAAGAAACACATTCGCAAGCTAGCAGCTATCTTTATCCTGGCGCTGTCAGTCAGTGTATGTTCCGGGTGCCAAAACAGCGGCGATACCCAAAAAGATACATTGACAGTGGCCTTCCGCAACGAACCGGCCAACATGGATCCGACTGGAAGCTCGGCTCTTACCGCCTTCTGTATCCAGTTCCAGAATTTTGACCGGCTGATTGTGAACAACGGAGACGGGACGTTTTCCCCGTCCCTGGCAAAAGAGTGGGAGCAGATCGATCCGCTGACCTACCGTTTTTATCTGGAAGAAGGCGTGAAATTCCATGACGGTTCAGAAATGACCGCCGAGGATGTGGTCTATACCATCGCCAGAGCGGAAAAGTCCAGTTACAGTTCCTCCTTCTTTGGATATTTTAACGGGGCGGCCTGTAAAGCCATTGATAAATATACGGTAGACATTGTCACCTACGAGCCGTTTGCACCGTTTCTGACATATCTGGCGTCCTCCCGAGGTTCCATTGTGCCGAAAGCATATATCGAGAAAGTCGGGGCAGAAGAATTCGGACGGAATCCCGTTGGGACAGGTGCCTTTAAGTTCGACTCCTGGACCTCCGGAGACAATATCACGATGGTAAAAAATGAAGACTACTGGAATAAGGATAAGGAGATTGCCTGCAATAAAATCATCAATCGTTTTGTTACAGATACGTCAGCCAGAGCCATCGAAATCGAATCCGGTGCCGTAGACATCTCCCTGCATGTGGCCGGCAACGACGCTGCCCGCCTGGAATCGACGGAAGGTGTCAAAACACAGATCGGCCCCTCTTACAGCACGACATATCTGCGCTTTGACACAGTCAATAATGACACTTTTGCAGACGAAAACATCCGTAAGGCACTGAGAGCGGCGATTGATATGAAGACGGTTGTAGAGACCGTATGGGGAAACGGCGGAGAAGTAGCAGAAAGCTATTATTCACCGGTGCTTTTGGGCTGGAAGGACGTGTGCAGCAGTGATTATGACGAAGAAGCAGCAAAGGAGTATCTGGCGGCGGCTGTTGCAAATGGCTTTGATGCGGAAAAAACATACACCATTTACTGTTCCGGAGATTCTCTGGAGACGAACGCTATCCAGGCCTTTATGAGCCAGTGGAAGAATGTCCTGGGTCTTAATTTTGAAATGAACATCATGGACAATGCGACTCTGACAAGCAAGCTTAACGAAGGCACCGGCGAAATTCCTTTTGTGGTTTCTTCTACCAACGCCGCAGCAGGAGATCCTGATCACGGACTGTTTGTCTATAAAGGGACTACGTGTACGACACATAACGACCCGGAACTTTTTGCCCTGATTAACGAAGCGGCGGCGGAATTTGATACAGAAAAAAGAATTGAGCTTTACGGACAGGTTCAGGACATGCTTCACGAAGGGTGCTATACGATCCCGATGGTCAACACGAATGCCATCTACGGCCTCAATGCAAATGTTCAGGGACTTAAAACAGATCCCGGCTATGTTCCGGATCTTACAGGCGTCTATTTTGAATAG